Sequence from the Sinorhizobium meliloti genome:
CAGCCACGAGGAAACAAGCGCAGCGCAAACGAGGAACATGATCACAGCGGTGGTCTTCGCCGCCTGGAGGATGACACCCGGCAGGTCACGCGGCTTGAGTTCTCGATAAATGACCATGCCGACGAAGAGTGCATAGACTGCGGCGACCACAGCGGCTTCGGTCGGCGTCACGACACCGGCCTTGATGCCGCCGAGGATGATCACCGGCATGCCAAGAGCCCAAAGCGCCCGCCCGGTGGCGCCGACCCGCTCCTTCATCGGCGTGCGTGGAAGCGGCTGGATATCATCCTTCCGCACGACCAGCAGCCACGTTGCGACAAGGGCAATACCCATGATGAGGCCGGGCACGATGCCTGCCATGAAGAGCTGCGTAATCGAGACGTTTGCCGCCACCCCGAACACAATGAAGGCCATGGATGGCGGAATTACGGGGGCGATGATACCACCCGCAGCGATAAGGCCCGCGGACCGGGGAACGTTGTAGCCAGCCTTCGCCATCATCGGGATCAGGATTGCCGCAAGTGCCGCGGTGTCGGCTGCCGCCGAACCCGAGATACTTGCCATGATCACGGCCGCCATGATGGCAACGATGCCGAGGCCGCCGCGTATATGACCGACACAGGCGATTGCGAAATCGATGATGCGACGCGACAGTCCGCCGGCATTCATCAACTCACCGGCTAAAATGAAGAACGGAATGGCGAGGAGCGTGAAGGTATCGGCGCCCGCGATCATGTTTTGAGCGATGATCTGGGTATTGAACATGCCCATGTACCACATGA
This genomic interval carries:
- a CDS encoding TRAP transporter large permease, coding for MTLVVFIVSLLGAMAIGVPVAFSLMFCGVILMWYMGMFNTQIIAQNMIAGADTFTLLAIPFFILAGELMNAGGLSRRIIDFAIACVGHIRGGLGIVAIMAAVIMASISGSAAADTAALAAILIPMMAKAGYNVPRSAGLIAAGGIIAPVIPPSMAFIVFGVAANVSITQLFMAGIVPGLIMGIALVATWLLVVRKDDIQPLPRTPMKERVGATGRALWALGMPVIILGGIKAGVVTPTEAAVVAAVYALFVGMVIYRELKPRDLPGVILQAAKTTAVIMFLVCAALVSSWLITAANIPAEITGFISPLIDRPTLLMFVIMLVVLVVGTALDLTPTILILTPVLMPIIKQAGIDPVYFGVLFIMNTCIGLLTPPVGVVLNVVSGVGRVPLGKVIVGVTPFLVAQILVLFLLVLFPDIVIVPARWLH